In the genome of Deinococcus sp. KSM4-11, one region contains:
- a CDS encoding Lrp/AsnC ligand binding domain-containing protein, protein MVTAIVMVQAERHSIQETAEALAGLSSVREVYSVTGEWDIVAILKLSRYEDLDDVVTGGLRKVPGIARTQTMLAFRTYSENLLDQGFGVGLDEGQNS, encoded by the coding sequence ATGGTGACCGCAATTGTGATGGTTCAGGCCGAGCGCCACAGCATCCAGGAGACCGCCGAGGCTCTCGCGGGGCTGAGCAGCGTGCGCGAGGTGTACTCCGTGACGGGCGAGTGGGACATCGTCGCCATCCTGAAGCTCAGCCGCTACGAGGATCTCGACGATGTCGTCACGGGGGGACTGCGCAAGGTGCCGGGCATCGCGCGCACCCAGACCATGCTCGCCTTCCGCACGTATAGTGAGAACCTGCTCGACCAGGGCTTCGGTGTGGGCCTCGACGAGGGCCAGAACAGCTGA
- the fmt gene encoding methionyl-tRNA formyltransferase: MSDPRVAFFGSPAFAVPVLDAIRAAFKVVLVVAQPDKPVGRGLKLTPPPVAAHAHTLGLPLAQPQKLRGNAAFGATLRDSGADVAVTCAYGKILPASLLAVPRHGFLNTHTSLLPAYRGAAPIQWALINGETVTGTTIMQTDPGMDTGPILLQEALPIDPSWTSVELANALGVQAARLIVDALTHLDTLTPTPQDGAQATHAPMLVKEDGFVRWTDTARQIVDRSRGVAAWPQTTAFLHGARLKLTGLGVVDGSGTPGEVLRIDDTGLTVATQDAAVLIQTVQPEARKAQPALVWAQAAGVTPGTRLDVWEPPTP; the protein is encoded by the coding sequence TTGAGCGATCCGCGCGTCGCCTTCTTCGGCTCCCCGGCCTTCGCGGTGCCGGTGCTGGACGCCATCCGGGCAGCGTTCAAGGTGGTGCTGGTCGTGGCGCAGCCGGACAAGCCGGTCGGGCGCGGCCTGAAGCTCACGCCCCCACCCGTGGCGGCCCATGCGCACACCCTGGGCCTGCCGCTGGCCCAGCCGCAGAAACTGCGCGGGAACGCCGCCTTCGGAGCGACCCTGCGCGACTCCGGGGCCGACGTGGCCGTGACCTGCGCGTACGGGAAGATCCTCCCGGCGTCGCTGCTGGCCGTGCCCCGCCACGGGTTCCTGAACACACACACCAGCCTGCTGCCCGCCTACCGGGGCGCCGCGCCGATTCAGTGGGCGCTGATCAACGGCGAGACCGTTACGGGCACGACCATCATGCAGACTGATCCGGGCATGGACACCGGCCCCATATTGCTGCAAGAGGCCCTGCCCATCGATCCCTCATGGACGAGTGTGGAACTCGCGAATGCCCTGGGCGTGCAGGCCGCGCGGCTGATCGTGGACGCCCTGACGCACCTGGACACCCTGACGCCCACCCCGCAGGACGGCGCGCAGGCCACGCACGCGCCCATGCTCGTCAAGGAGGACGGCTTCGTCCGCTGGACCGACACCGCCCGCCAGATCGTGGATCGCTCGCGGGGCGTTGCCGCGTGGCCGCAGACGACCGCCTTCCTGCACGGCGCGCGCCTGAAGCTCACGGGGCTGGGAGTGGTGGACGGTTCTGGCACGCCCGGCGAGGTGCTGCGCATAGACGACACCGGTCTGACCGTCGCCACGCAGGACGCCGCCGTGCTCATCCAGACCGTCCAGCCCGAAGCCCGCAAGGCCCAGCCCGCGCTCGTCTGGGCCCAGGCCGCCGGGGTGACCCCCGGCACGCGCCTGGACGTGTGGGAACCTCCCACGCCCTGA
- a CDS encoding antibiotic biosynthesis monooxygenase: protein MASHVHYAEGKGNDALSTLRRFLNGLPTLPGFVSAELLWSEEQPGLYLVMSRWDGRVPQMPVPEDVRGWVFETVDER, encoded by the coding sequence ATGGCTTCTCACGTGCATTACGCCGAGGGCAAGGGAAACGACGCCCTGTCGACCCTGCGCCGATTCCTGAATGGCCTTCCCACCCTACCGGGCTTCGTGAGCGCCGAGCTGCTGTGGTCGGAGGAACAGCCGGGCCTGTACCTGGTCATGAGCCGTTGGGACGGCCGCGTACCGCAGATGCCGGTGCCCGAGGACGTCAGGGGCTGGGTGTTCGAGACGGTAGACGAACGCTGA
- the surE gene encoding 5'/3'-nucleotidase SurE → MTPTRKSILVANDDGIFSPGIKALGLAMASLPGVDVTIVAPDVEQSAVGHGITIRRPLRFKHTASAGFGEIPAYRVDGTPADCVVLGVHLLGKPDLIVSGINLGPNLGDDLTHSGTVAAAIEGLAMGVPSIAFSQQGSADGEYDFAPSAAYAARLAVQVMERGLPSRTLLNVNFPRVAPGGVRVTRVGEHRWEDTIVTRHDPEGREYHWVAGTSTAPDRDDPDTDYGAVQAGMISITPVRLDLTARNLMAEVQAYVPEV, encoded by the coding sequence ATGACTCCCACCCGCAAGAGCATCCTCGTCGCGAACGACGACGGCATCTTCAGCCCCGGTATCAAGGCCCTGGGCCTCGCCATGGCCTCCCTGCCCGGCGTGGACGTGACCATCGTCGCCCCGGACGTCGAACAGTCCGCCGTCGGGCACGGCATCACCATCCGCCGCCCACTGCGCTTCAAGCACACCGCCAGCGCCGGCTTCGGCGAGATTCCCGCCTACCGCGTGGACGGCACGCCTGCCGACTGTGTCGTCCTCGGCGTGCACCTGCTCGGGAAACCCGACCTGATCGTCAGCGGCATCAACCTCGGCCCGAACCTGGGTGACGACCTCACGCACTCCGGCACGGTCGCCGCCGCCATCGAGGGCCTCGCCATGGGCGTACCGTCCATTGCCTTCAGCCAGCAGGGCAGCGCCGACGGCGAGTACGACTTCGCGCCCAGCGCCGCCTACGCCGCCCGCCTGGCCGTCCAGGTCATGGAACGCGGCCTGCCGTCCCGCACGTTGCTGAACGTCAATTTTCCCCGCGTGGCCCCCGGCGGTGTGCGCGTCACCCGCGTGGGCGAGCACCGCTGGGAGGACACCATCGTCACCCGCCACGATCCCGAAGGCCGCGAGTACCACTGGGTGGCCGGCACCAGCACCGCACCAGACCGCGACGACCCGGACACCGATTACGGCGCCGTGCAGGCCGGGATGATCAGCATTACCCCGGTGCGCCTCGACCTGACCGCTCGCAACCTGATGGCCGAGGTGCAGGCGTACGTACCGGAGGTGTAA
- the nth gene encoding endonuclease III: MKTILRGEYGERALDPRREPMHELISTILSQRTTHADEEAAYHELRGLGDWDAIIAAPTAQVAHAIRRSNYPDSKAPRIQQTLMAIRDSPSGYDLDFLRDLPVKDAVKWLTDLPGVGIKTASLVLLFNYHRPVFPVDTHVHRVTTRVGAIPKMGEQAAHRALLKVLPSDPPFLYELHVNLLRHGQRVCSWTSPKCSVCVLRERCDAYALFDGKVPSWKE; encoded by the coding sequence ATGAAGACAATCCTGCGCGGCGAGTACGGCGAGCGGGCTCTGGATCCACGCCGCGAGCCCATGCACGAGCTGATCAGCACAATTCTGTCGCAGCGCACCACGCACGCCGACGAGGAAGCCGCGTACCACGAACTGCGCGGGCTGGGCGACTGGGACGCCATCATCGCCGCGCCCACCGCGCAGGTCGCCCACGCCATCCGCCGCAGCAACTACCCGGACAGCAAGGCCCCGCGGATCCAGCAGACGCTCATGGCCATCCGGGATTCCCCCAGCGGTTACGACCTGGACTTCCTGCGCGACCTGCCTGTAAAGGACGCCGTGAAGTGGCTGACGGATCTGCCCGGCGTGGGCATCAAGACCGCGAGCCTGGTGCTGCTGTTCAACTACCACCGGCCCGTGTTCCCGGTAGACACGCACGTTCACCGCGTCACGACCCGCGTGGGCGCCATCCCGAAGATGGGCGAGCAGGCCGCGCACAGGGCCCTCCTGAAGGTGTTGCCCTCCGACCCGCCGTTCCTATACGAACTGCACGTGAACCTGCTGCGACACGGCCAGAGGGTCTGTTCGTGGACGTCCCCGAAATGCAGCGTGTGCGTGTTGCGGGAGCGTTGCGACGCCTACGCACTGTTCGATGGCAAGGTGCCCAGCTGGAAGGAATGA
- a CDS encoding M23 family metallopeptidase: MRRRFWAGLAVALLWAGAGADSSYRVQPGDTLSEIAARSGVSVAALRSANARLKTTTAVQAGWTLTIPDRKLPATTHTVTDGQNLTVIARKYGLTLTQLADANPQYRGGKPVWVGAVLTIPARTAHTGGGRAAPAAASHVTVRTASTGNPVPGRGTWRWPLTGYHAISSGFGARTLEGQEETHYGVDIVAPEGTLVHAARSGRVLESGPDFERGWGWTVVLEHPDGWITRYAHLSMNLVKAGELVVQGQPVGRVGNTGRSTGPHLHFGTYLRWTPHDPLSLY, encoded by the coding sequence GTGAGACGTCGTTTCTGGGCTGGACTGGCCGTGGCGCTGCTGTGGGCGGGGGCGGGAGCCGATTCCTCGTACCGCGTACAGCCCGGCGATACCCTCAGCGAGATCGCCGCGCGGTCGGGCGTCAGCGTGGCGGCCCTCCGCTCGGCCAATGCACGCCTGAAGACCACCACGGCCGTGCAGGCCGGCTGGACCCTGACCATTCCCGACCGGAAGCTGCCCGCCACCACGCACACCGTCACGGACGGGCAGAACCTGACGGTGATCGCCCGCAAGTACGGCCTTACCCTGACCCAGCTGGCCGACGCTAACCCGCAGTACCGGGGCGGCAAGCCGGTGTGGGTGGGGGCCGTGCTGACCATTCCGGCCCGGACGGCGCACACAGGCGGGGGCCGCGCCGCCCCAGCGGCGGCCTCGCACGTGACCGTCCGCACGGCCAGCACCGGCAATCCAGTCCCAGGGCGGGGTACCTGGAGGTGGCCCCTCACCGGGTATCACGCCATCAGCAGCGGCTTCGGCGCGCGCACGCTGGAAGGCCAGGAGGAAACGCATTACGGCGTGGACATCGTCGCGCCGGAGGGTACCCTGGTCCACGCGGCGAGGTCTGGGCGGGTGCTGGAATCCGGCCCGGACTTCGAGCGGGGCTGGGGCTGGACGGTCGTGCTGGAACACCCGGACGGCTGGATCACGCGCTACGCGCACCTGAGCATGAATCTGGTGAAAGCTGGAGAACTGGTCGTGCAGGGCCAGCCGGTCGGCCGGGTCGGCAACACCGGGCGCAGCACCGGCCCGCACCTGCATTTCGGCACGTACCTGCGCTGGACTCCGCACGATCCCCTCAGCCTGTACTGA
- a CDS encoding tetratricopeptide repeat protein produces MPTLRLTLSLTAALLAVPTAAAQDTTTPPGSQVAPAPAPIADGATAASQARTLADQARSTYPKGSANIDQTLWKQAAAAAEAAVADEPKNTDYLRLRAQIYTEVGFWKQAERSWNALFVVQAPTPGGDDLKAAATVQYNLGYAAYTLNLPAQAAAAFKTCLEYDAQNLPCLTWAARTALEGGNYTDAVSLYDRALALTPTDKTLTYFRGLAQGAGRYGPAAVRAFSRAYGDRDTGRKPQALAGFQEAAQSAPNFTEAWREAGRLALELNDAPAALAAFQGAAALPGANAADKYNLALAQEAAQYGLGPVQAFRAAYAKYTAGDKAGAGAGFQDAATQNVNYAKAWAWLGRVRYEAKDYPGAIEAYGKAVALDPNDKTSAYYLHLAQVGK; encoded by the coding sequence ATGCCCACACTTCGTCTCACCCTGAGCCTGACCGCCGCCCTGCTGGCCGTGCCGACCGCCGCCGCGCAGGACACGACCACCCCGCCGGGCTCGCAGGTCGCGCCCGCCCCCGCGCCCATTGCCGACGGGGCCACGGCCGCGTCGCAGGCCCGCACGCTGGCCGACCAGGCGCGGAGCACGTACCCCAAGGGCAGCGCGAACATCGACCAGACCCTCTGGAAGCAGGCCGCCGCCGCCGCCGAGGCCGCCGTGGCCGACGAGCCCAAGAACACGGATTACCTGCGCCTGCGCGCCCAGATCTACACGGAAGTCGGATTCTGGAAGCAGGCGGAACGCAGCTGGAATGCCCTGTTCGTCGTGCAGGCCCCCACGCCCGGCGGTGACGACCTGAAGGCCGCCGCGACTGTGCAGTACAACCTCGGGTACGCCGCGTACACCCTGAACCTGCCCGCCCAGGCCGCCGCCGCCTTCAAGACCTGCCTGGAGTACGACGCGCAGAACCTGCCCTGCCTCACCTGGGCCGCCCGGACGGCGCTGGAAGGCGGGAACTACACCGACGCCGTCAGCCTGTATGACCGGGCGTTGGCCCTCACCCCGACCGACAAGACCCTCACGTACTTCCGGGGTCTGGCACAGGGAGCCGGGCGCTACGGCCCGGCCGCCGTCCGAGCCTTCAGCCGCGCCTACGGTGACCGCGACACGGGCCGCAAACCCCAGGCCCTGGCGGGCTTCCAGGAGGCCGCGCAGAGCGCCCCGAACTTCACCGAGGCATGGCGTGAGGCCGGGCGGCTGGCCCTGGAACTGAACGATGCGCCTGCCGCCCTGGCCGCCTTCCAGGGAGCCGCCGCCCTGCCGGGCGCGAACGCCGCCGACAAGTACAACCTGGCCCTGGCCCAGGAGGCCGCGCAGTACGGTCTTGGCCCCGTGCAGGCCTTCCGTGCGGCCTACGCGAAGTACACGGCGGGCGACAAGGCGGGGGCCGGTGCGGGCTTCCAGGACGCCGCCACACAGAACGTGAACTATGCCAAGGCCTGGGCGTGGCTGGGCCGCGTCCGGTACGAGGCGAAGGACTACCCTGGCGCCATCGAGGCCTACGGCAAGGCGGTGGCGCTCGATCCCAACGACAAGACCAGTGCGTACTACCTGCACCTGGCGCAGGTCGGCAAGTAA
- the def gene encoding peptide deformylase has protein sequence MSDPASPRVYPLRLYGDPVLRRKAKPLRVTDTLTVPGVGPQTVRQVANAMLETMFEARGVGLAAPQIGLPVRMFVAVEYEDDEEEHEGQDKPLRSRVLREFVMINPVLKVTDKKKDKSYQEGCLSIPGIYEEGVARARAVQVSYTDLDGAQKVLEADDYLARVFQHETDHLDGVLFLDRLPAEVTEEYRKELLAIQQKSKALLNELVRREQAHSVEENL, from the coding sequence GTGAGTGACCCTGCTTCCCCCCGCGTGTACCCGCTGCGCCTGTACGGTGACCCGGTACTGCGCCGCAAAGCCAAACCGCTGCGCGTGACCGACACGCTGACCGTACCGGGCGTCGGCCCGCAGACCGTCCGGCAGGTGGCCAACGCCATGCTGGAAACCATGTTCGAGGCGCGCGGCGTGGGACTGGCCGCGCCGCAGATCGGGCTGCCCGTGCGGATGTTCGTGGCGGTCGAGTACGAGGACGACGAGGAGGAGCACGAGGGCCAGGACAAGCCGCTGCGCTCGCGGGTGCTGCGGGAGTTCGTGATGATCAACCCGGTGCTCAAGGTAACTGACAAGAAAAAGGACAAGTCCTACCAGGAGGGCTGCCTGAGCATTCCCGGCATCTACGAGGAGGGCGTGGCCCGGGCGCGCGCCGTGCAGGTCAGCTATACGGATCTGGACGGTGCCCAGAAGGTGCTGGAGGCCGACGATTACCTCGCGCGGGTCTTCCAGCACGAGACCGACCATCTGGACGGCGTGCTGTTCCTGGATCGCCTGCCGGCCGAGGTGACCGAGGAGTACCGCAAGGAGCTGCTGGCCATCCAGCAGAAGTCCAAGGCCCTGCTGAACGAACTGGTACGGCGTGAGCAGGCGCACAGCGTCGAGGAGAACCTTTGA
- a CDS encoding macro domain-containing protein, with amino-acid sequence MPLILVQGDIAAQTTDVIVTAANKELAGGGGVDGVIHRAAGPELLRAIRAIGGTPTGTAVMTPAFGLERQGVKAVLHAVGPIWRGGHAGEADLLAGAYRHSLELAVQAGYHSVAFPAISTGVYGYPLDQAAAVTLRTIRTVLIDHPDLEIRVVLYDSVSLNVFRRALARLDSESHA; translated from the coding sequence ATGCCGCTGATCCTGGTGCAGGGCGACATTGCCGCGCAGACCACCGACGTGATCGTGACGGCCGCCAACAAGGAACTCGCGGGCGGCGGCGGCGTGGACGGCGTGATCCACCGCGCGGCCGGCCCAGAACTGCTGCGTGCCATCCGCGCGATCGGCGGCACGCCCACGGGCACGGCCGTGATGACGCCCGCCTTTGGGCTGGAGCGCCAGGGCGTGAAGGCCGTCCTTCACGCGGTCGGCCCCATCTGGCGTGGTGGGCATGCGGGTGAGGCCGACCTGCTGGCCGGAGCGTACCGTCACAGCCTCGAACTCGCCGTGCAGGCTGGATATCACTCCGTTGCCTTCCCGGCCATCAGCACGGGCGTCTACGGGTATCCGCTGGATCAGGCAGCGGCCGTGACCCTGAGGACGATCCGCACTGTCCTGATCGACCATCCAGATCTGGAGATCCGCGTGGTGCTGTATGACTCCGTAAGCCTGAACGTGTTCAGACGCGCGCTGGCACGCCTGGACTCGGAGTCGCATGCATGA
- a CDS encoding NPCBM/NEW2 domain-containing protein, with amino-acid sequence MNPPLLPFLKPSLLAACGLLLLTACTLGGNRSRSADGFLTSQTMTAGTTVLSAVMPTGKASFSKDRSAGGAALKVAGVTSARGLGVSAPSTLTYDLGAQCRTFTARVGVDDESGASGSATFKVLVDNRPVFDSGPLKAGAARAVNVNVEGGETLNLVVEGGSGPEHHADWADAKLDGCVVYKAPIEVMPYGSGPITISGNYRSDDPDVPAIKISTTQPVVIQNCVLAGRGHLISTRMQGSFTTQANVTVQNCRGYGLNPDVRMREPGRFLHLQGPANVTVQNNFMKQTGGIYVQGGQDNPLAHLQIVRNRALNIDGRRSDGEGGWLTPGPSDMQEKFFRAQFVQLNDVRAVPDAEIAWNRVENEPGYSRVEDNISIYVSSGTPGHPIRIQHNLIRGAYAYPPDLEGYSGGGIITDGCVSRYVDIGNNTVLETSNHGIAIANGENVAIHDNLVLGTGLLAGGKHAGGADNGIYVRWARNCSQMGVNLGNNSVTRNTVGFGQPTASDPDQRHDLYVASNGQGKPLAQQSGNTLVAPTNERITRSQPDIIERAVTDWEGQLGSNNVVVGAQ; translated from the coding sequence ATGAATCCACCCCTCCTGCCTTTTCTGAAGCCGAGCCTGCTGGCGGCCTGCGGCCTGCTGCTCCTCACAGCCTGCACGCTGGGCGGTAACCGTTCACGCAGCGCCGACGGCTTCCTGACCTCGCAGACCATGACGGCAGGCACGACCGTGTTGAGCGCCGTCATGCCCACCGGCAAGGCGTCGTTCAGCAAGGATCGCAGTGCCGGGGGAGCGGCGCTGAAGGTCGCTGGCGTCACGTCGGCGCGCGGCCTGGGCGTCAGTGCGCCGTCCACCCTGACCTACGACCTGGGAGCCCAGTGCCGCACCTTCACGGCCCGCGTGGGCGTGGATGACGAGTCCGGGGCATCCGGCAGCGCCACCTTCAAGGTGCTGGTCGATAACCGGCCCGTGTTCGATTCCGGCCCCCTGAAGGCCGGCGCGGCCAGGGCCGTGAATGTGAACGTGGAGGGCGGCGAGACCCTGAATCTGGTCGTCGAGGGTGGCTCCGGCCCGGAGCACCATGCGGACTGGGCTGACGCGAAACTGGACGGCTGCGTGGTCTACAAGGCGCCGATCGAGGTCATGCCCTACGGCAGCGGCCCCATCACCATCAGCGGGAATTACCGCAGTGACGATCCGGACGTCCCGGCCATCAAGATCAGCACCACGCAGCCGGTCGTGATCCAGAACTGCGTGCTGGCGGGACGTGGGCACCTGATCAGCACCCGCATGCAGGGGTCGTTCACCACACAGGCGAACGTGACCGTACAGAACTGCCGGGGCTACGGCCTGAACCCGGACGTGCGGATGCGGGAGCCGGGGAGGTTCCTGCACCTGCAGGGGCCAGCGAACGTGACCGTGCAGAACAATTTCATGAAGCAGACGGGCGGCATCTACGTACAGGGCGGCCAGGACAATCCGCTGGCGCACCTGCAGATCGTGCGGAACCGGGCCTTGAACATCGATGGACGGCGCAGCGACGGCGAGGGTGGCTGGCTCACGCCGGGGCCGTCGGACATGCAGGAGAAATTCTTCCGGGCGCAGTTCGTGCAGCTCAACGACGTGCGTGCCGTGCCGGACGCGGAGATCGCGTGGAACCGCGTGGAGAACGAGCCGGGGTACAGCCGTGTGGAGGACAACATCAGCATCTACGTGTCCTCGGGCACGCCGGGACACCCGATCCGCATTCAGCACAACCTGATCCGGGGAGCCTACGCGTACCCGCCGGATCTGGAGGGGTACAGCGGCGGGGGCATCATCACGGACGGGTGCGTGTCACGCTACGTGGACATCGGGAACAACACGGTGCTGGAGACCAGCAACCACGGGATTGCCATTGCCAACGGCGAGAATGTCGCCATTCACGACAACCTCGTGCTGGGCACGGGCCTGCTGGCGGGCGGCAAGCACGCGGGCGGGGCCGACAACGGAATCTATGTCCGCTGGGCCAGAAATTGCAGCCAGATGGGTGTGAACCTGGGGAACAACTCGGTCACGAGGAACACGGTGGGGTTCGGGCAGCCCACCGCGAGTGATCCGGATCAGCGACACGATCTGTACGTGGCCTCGAATGGGCAGGGCAAGCCGCTGGCGCAGCAGTCGGGCAATACGCTGGTGGCCCCGACGAACGAGCGCATCACGCGCAGCCAGCCGGACATCATCGAACGGGCCGTCACGGACTGGGAAGGGCAGCTCGGCTCGAACAACGTGGTCGTCGGCGCGCAGTAA
- a CDS encoding Lrp/AsnC family transcriptional regulator → MTATVPPTPAVPPTPREQLLNRIQRDIPIVQRPYQVIALDVGLTEAQALEILREVKAEGVLRQVSAIFDTRTLGYQSSLVAAVYNKDELDAGAEIVNGHPGVSHNYRRNHDFNLWYTIAVPPESDLEAHVQKLHELSGATLTRLMPTLHLFKIGVEFDMTGQEDWNAKATPQYTSEQRNIGYAVTDLDRAFVVEFQKDLPITEEPYADACAALGLSIDEVAAHAEKMKAAGALRRVSAVFRHQKAGFTFNAMGVWAVPQDDVAAVGRKMAEFKAVSHCYLRPTYPEWPYTIFTMVHGRSKDEAFGKIKAIEEEVAPGTDHAILYSTKEYKKIRLEFYKPEFYGWAKEHLGTEA, encoded by the coding sequence ATGACCGCCACCGTTCCGCCGACGCCCGCCGTGCCGCCCACGCCGCGCGAACAGCTCCTGAACCGCATCCAGCGTGATATTCCCATCGTGCAGCGCCCTTACCAGGTCATCGCGCTCGATGTGGGGCTGACGGAGGCCCAGGCCCTGGAGATCCTGCGTGAGGTCAAGGCCGAGGGCGTGCTGCGGCAGGTGAGCGCCATCTTCGACACGCGCACGCTGGGCTACCAGAGTTCACTGGTGGCGGCCGTGTACAACAAGGACGAACTGGATGCCGGTGCGGAAATCGTGAACGGCCACCCCGGCGTGAGCCACAACTACCGCCGCAACCATGACTTCAACCTGTGGTACACGATCGCCGTGCCGCCCGAAAGCGACCTGGAAGCGCACGTGCAGAAGCTCCATGAGCTGAGCGGCGCGACACTCACGCGCCTGATGCCGACCCTGCACCTGTTCAAGATCGGGGTGGAATTCGACATGACCGGCCAGGAGGACTGGAACGCCAAGGCCACGCCGCAGTACACCAGCGAGCAGCGCAACATCGGGTACGCCGTGACGGACCTTGACCGAGCCTTCGTGGTGGAATTCCAGAAGGACCTGCCGATCACCGAGGAACCCTACGCGGACGCCTGCGCCGCGCTGGGCCTGAGCATCGACGAGGTTGCTGCCCACGCCGAGAAGATGAAGGCGGCTGGCGCGCTCCGGCGCGTGTCGGCTGTATTCCGGCACCAGAAAGCAGGGTTCACCTTCAACGCCATGGGCGTGTGGGCCGTGCCGCAGGACGATGTGGCGGCGGTCGGGCGGAAGATGGCGGAATTCAAGGCGGTCTCGCACTGCTACCTGCGGCCCACCTACCCGGAGTGGCCGTACACGATCTTCACCATGGTGCACGGACGCAGCAAGGACGAGGCCTTCGGGAAGATCAAGGCCATCGAGGAGGAAGTCGCGCCCGGCACCGACCACGCCATCCTGTACTCCACCAAGGAGTACAAGAAGATCCGGCTGGAGTTCTACAAACCGGAATTCTATGGCTGGGCCAAGGAGCACCTCGGCACCGAGGCCTGA
- the gmk gene encoding guanylate kinase translates to MMPDSPATPLHHSARRGLLIVMTGASGVGKGTLREQWLAGQDVFFSTSWTTREARPGERDGIDYVFVTPEAFEAKVMADGFLEHASFVGNRYGTPIEPIEAALSRGQDVVLEIEVEGAMQVKARMGDEAILVFIMPPSLTELRRRLEGRATETPERIEKRLARAREEIREAHEFRFVVTNDDLNRAVEGLHAIQTAERARQIPENEWTPEDRAARLRADMLRSYALSDADLRRVIES, encoded by the coding sequence ATGATGCCCGACTCGCCCGCCACTCCGCTCCACCATTCCGCCCGCCGGGGCCTGTTGATCGTCATGACGGGCGCGTCCGGAGTGGGTAAGGGAACGCTGCGGGAACAGTGGCTGGCCGGTCAGGACGTGTTCTTCTCGACCTCTTGGACAACCCGTGAGGCTCGGCCTGGCGAGCGCGACGGCATCGACTACGTGTTCGTGACGCCGGAGGCGTTCGAGGCGAAGGTCATGGCGGACGGGTTCTTGGAGCACGCGTCGTTTGTGGGCAACCGGTACGGTACGCCCATCGAGCCGATCGAGGCGGCGCTCAGCCGGGGGCAGGACGTGGTGCTGGAGATTGAGGTCGAGGGGGCCATGCAGGTCAAGGCCCGCATGGGCGACGAAGCGATCCTGGTGTTCATCATGCCGCCCAGCCTGACGGAACTGCGTCGCCGCCTGGAGGGCCGCGCGACCGAGACGCCGGAACGCATCGAGAAACGCCTCGCGCGGGCCCGTGAGGAGATCCGCGAGGCGCACGAGTTCCGCTTCGTGGTCACGAACGACGACCTGAACCGGGCGGTGGAGGGCCTGCATGCCATCCAGACCGCCGAGCGCGCCCGGCAGATCCCGGAGAACGAGTGGACGCCTGAAGACCGTGCCGCCCGCCTGAGGGCCGACATGCTGCGTTCGTACGCCCTGAGCGACGCGGACCTGCGACGCGTCATCGAGTCGTAG